Proteins encoded within one genomic window of Bacillus sp. 1NLA3E:
- the galU gene encoding UTP--glucose-1-phosphate uridylyltransferase GalU, producing the protein MKKVRKAIIPAAGLGTRFLPTTKAMPKEMLPIVDKPTIQYIVEEAMASGIEDIIIVTGKGKRAIEDHFDIAPELERNLLEKGKLDILEEVRYSSNLADIHYIRQKEPKGLGHAIWCARNFIGDEPFAVLLGDDIVQSKTPCLRQLINEFDSTQSSIIGVQHVPEKETNRYGIIDPISQEGRRYQVRNFVEKPSLEEAPSNLAIMGRYILTPEIFTFLEQQKTGAGGEIQLTDAIQELNQIKRVFAYDFEGKRYDVGEKIGYIKTTIDFALQHEN; encoded by the coding sequence ATGAAAAAAGTCAGAAAGGCCATTATACCTGCTGCTGGTTTGGGCACAAGATTTTTGCCAACTACAAAAGCAATGCCAAAAGAAATGCTTCCAATCGTTGATAAGCCCACTATTCAATATATTGTTGAGGAAGCAATGGCTTCAGGTATAGAGGATATAATTATCGTAACAGGAAAAGGGAAACGGGCGATTGAAGACCATTTTGATATTGCTCCTGAACTTGAACGAAATTTACTTGAAAAGGGTAAACTTGATATTCTTGAAGAGGTTAGATATTCGTCAAACCTTGCAGACATTCACTATATTCGTCAAAAAGAGCCTAAAGGATTAGGTCATGCGATTTGGTGTGCTAGGAATTTTATCGGAGATGAACCTTTTGCTGTTTTGTTGGGAGACGATATTGTTCAAAGCAAGACTCCTTGCTTACGACAATTGATTAATGAGTTTGACAGCACCCAATCTTCTATTATTGGCGTACAACATGTGCCAGAAAAAGAAACAAATCGTTATGGAATTATAGATCCTATCTCTCAAGAAGGACGCCGTTATCAAGTTCGCAACTTTGTTGAAAAACCTAGTTTAGAGGAAGCTCCTTCAAACCTGGCGATAATGGGTAGATACATATTGACCCCAGAAATTTTTACGTTTTTGGAACAGCAAAAAACAGGTGCTGGTGGAGAAATCCAATTAACTGATGCTATTCAAGAATTAAACCAAATTAAAAGAGTCTTTGCCTATGATTTTGAAGGAAAAAGATACGATGTCGGGGAGAAAATAGGCTATATTAAAACAACAATTGACTTTGCTCTTCAGCACGAAAACTAA
- a CDS encoding autorepressor SdpR family transcription factor, protein MNNAFKALSDPTRRQILDLLKDGDLSAGDISNHFQMSKPSISQHLKILKQAELIQDEKKGQFIIYSLNTTVFQDLLSWALSFTQGTH, encoded by the coding sequence GTGAATAATGCGTTTAAGGCATTATCTGATCCTACTAGAAGACAAATTCTCGATTTGCTAAAGGATGGCGATCTTAGCGCAGGAGATATTTCTAACCATTTCCAAATGTCAAAACCAAGTATTTCCCAGCATTTAAAAATTTTAAAACAAGCTGAGTTAATTCAAGACGAAAAAAAAGGACAGTTTATCATTTACTCTTTGAACACCACAGTATTCCAAGATTTATTGAGCTGGGCATTGAGTTTTACGCAAGGAACACACTAG
- the cps2T gene encoding beta 1-4 rhamnosyltransferase Cps2T produces MRNIFIIGSKGIPSKYGGFETFVDKLTEYKKSDNIKYHVSCLSEIKKSEFEYNGARCFTVKTVINGAAKAIEYDVKSLNEVFYYISKNKIENAIVYILACRIGPFMKFFKRKFEKLGVPVYVNPDGHEWKRAKWNLLVRKYWKLSERLMIKNTDLAICDSIAIESYIKEEYYKYNPKTTFIAYGANVKEPIGINKNIYQEWLNNWNLQNKDYYLIVGRFVPENNYDLIISEFLRSNTTKKLVIVTNVEKNKFLEELKRKTRFELDSRILFVGTIYDGDLLYQVRRNAFAYLHGHEVGGTNPSLLEALATTSLNLLLDVKFNREVGEDAALYFNKEQNSLASSINKADRLTYQEIEEKRRLARERIEEAYSWDNIIERYENVFEGHSK; encoded by the coding sequence ATGAGAAATATTTTTATTATTGGAAGTAAAGGTATTCCATCTAAATATGGTGGGTTTGAAACTTTTGTTGATAAATTAACTGAATACAAAAAGTCAGATAATATTAAATATCATGTTTCCTGTTTATCTGAAATCAAAAAGTCAGAATTTGAATACAATGGTGCTCGATGTTTTACCGTTAAAACAGTGATCAACGGTGCTGCAAAAGCTATTGAGTATGATGTAAAGTCACTAAACGAAGTTTTTTACTATATTAGTAAAAACAAAATTGAAAATGCAATTGTTTATATATTAGCTTGTAGAATTGGTCCTTTTATGAAGTTTTTTAAGAGAAAGTTCGAAAAGTTAGGTGTTCCGGTATATGTAAATCCTGATGGTCATGAGTGGAAAAGGGCTAAATGGAATCTGTTGGTACGTAAATATTGGAAGTTGTCCGAAAGACTGATGATTAAAAATACTGATTTGGCTATATGTGATTCTATTGCAATTGAGAGTTATATAAAGGAAGAATATTATAAATATAATCCTAAAACCACGTTTATTGCCTACGGGGCAAATGTTAAAGAACCCATTGGGATAAATAAAAATATATATCAAGAATGGTTAAATAACTGGAATCTTCAAAATAAAGATTACTACTTAATCGTTGGTCGATTTGTACCAGAAAATAACTATGACCTAATTATTAGCGAATTTTTAAGGTCAAATACCACAAAAAAACTGGTGATAGTTACCAATGTGGAAAAGAATAAATTTTTAGAAGAATTAAAGAGAAAAACGCGATTTGAACTTGATAGTAGAATCCTATTTGTTGGAACAATTTATGATGGGGATTTGTTATATCAAGTTCGTAGAAATGCATTTGCATATTTGCATGGCCATGAAGTAGGAGGGACAAATCCATCTTTATTAGAAGCTTTAGCAACAACTTCGTTAAATTTACTTTTGGATGTAAAATTTAATAGGGAAGTTGGTGAGGATGCGGCTTTGTACTTTAATAAGGAACAAAACAGCTTAGCAAGTAGTATCAATAAAGCCGATAGACTAACATATCAAGAAATTGAAGAAAAAAGGAGACTTGCTAGGGAGCGGATAGAAGAAGCCTATTCTTGGGATAATATTATTGAGAGATACGAAAATGTTTTTGAGGGGCATTCAAAATAA
- a CDS encoding SdpI family protein produces the protein MKKHVFPIFMIGLTILAWVIAFPKLPQEVPIHWSFTGEANGYSSKLGAMFTQIGIMTLLYVSVAFLPKIDPRKANYSLFSKGYQIIYNSLLTIFFVLNVITILIGLGYDIPMATMSTLIIGAIFIIMGNFMQQVRSNFFIGIRTPWTLSNDEVWKKTHRFGGKIFFGGGVIMIFATFLPSVLKETVLIIVIVVTVAAPYAYSYWQFKKGV, from the coding sequence ATGAAGAAACACGTTTTTCCAATTTTTATGATTGGGCTTACCATTTTAGCTTGGGTGATTGCCTTTCCTAAGCTTCCGCAAGAAGTGCCTATTCATTGGAGTTTTACGGGGGAAGCTAATGGATACTCGTCCAAGTTGGGCGCCATGTTTACCCAAATCGGAATCATGACCTTATTGTATGTTTCAGTTGCGTTTCTTCCGAAGATTGACCCGAGGAAAGCAAACTATTCCTTATTTTCGAAAGGGTACCAAATCATTTATAACTCGTTGCTTACCATTTTCTTTGTGTTAAATGTCATTACAATTTTGATTGGACTTGGTTATGATATACCCATGGCCACAATGAGCACGCTAATCATTGGAGCGATCTTTATTATTATGGGGAATTTCATGCAACAGGTACGGTCAAACTTTTTTATTGGGATACGTACTCCATGGACGTTAAGCAATGATGAGGTTTGGAAAAAGACGCATCGTTTTGGTGGTAAGATCTTCTTTGGTGGCGGTGTTATCATGATATTTGCTACCTTTTTACCAAGTGTTTTGAAGGAAACTGTGCTAATTATCGTAATCGTCGTTACCGTTGCCGCACCTTATGCTTATTCTTATTGGCAATTCAAAAAGGGAGTATAA
- a CDS encoding LPXTG cell wall anchor domain-containing protein, which translates to MKRRLSFLSLVTIILLMLIPLTLSTKAEEEVTKNDNPTDVVSNEILDDVPSDSTNDAVNDGSVPTIGDDSATETIETDNTSVTTEEQTIDAAQDGGTDSSPATVNNTEIEAKDETISASKTSTVMDNNGDDIDTSENTTATDVVPNVDNTDSTNTATEEDSAEGDTITDEAYLVENQISDEYQKEDGSLELDYSDAKNQSWFDVYLDTTLLGGLLEANPDQVLQINKGDVSVTLPLAILPTDQNFSFGLFRDPKTEGYLSPLYDFYIIQDDELLISEFESPVTLKFVIDPSLVKDWKNLRVVFIDDEGTNKEFITPIKYDKTTGEVWANVNHFSPYAVVEASSSNNSSIDSGSSDNGSSNNGSTNNSTINTGTINTGSNVTGTGTTNTSTATATTAIATKTSSTSASKNSTTSSIELPNTATNSFNILLAGLALIAIGGTVMFIKRRRVVK; encoded by the coding sequence ATGAAGAGAAGGTTATCTTTTTTAAGTTTAGTGACGATTATTTTATTAATGCTAATTCCTTTAACATTAAGTACGAAGGCAGAGGAAGAAGTGACAAAAAATGACAACCCCACTGATGTAGTTTCCAATGAAATACTTGATGATGTTCCAAGTGATAGCACCAATGATGCTGTTAATGATGGATCTGTCCCTACCATTGGAGATGACTCTGCCACTGAAACTATCGAAACGGACAACACTTCCGTTACCACTGAGGAACAAACTATCGATGCAGCTCAGGATGGTGGCACGGATTCGAGCCCTGCTACTGTAAATAACACTGAAATTGAGGCTAAAGACGAAACTATTTCAGCCTCTAAGACCAGCACTGTAATGGATAATAATGGTGATGACATCGATACCTCAGAGAACACAACAGCCACTGATGTAGTCCCCAATGTTGACAACACTGACTCTACAAACACTGCTACAGAGGAAGATTCTGCAGAGGGCGATACCATCACTGATGAAGCATATCTTGTTGAGAATCAAATTTCCGATGAATACCAAAAAGAAGATGGTTCTCTAGAGTTAGACTATTCAGATGCTAAAAATCAATCTTGGTTTGATGTGTATCTAGATACAACTTTACTGGGAGGCTTATTAGAAGCAAATCCCGACCAAGTTTTGCAGATTAATAAAGGTGACGTAAGTGTAACATTACCTTTAGCCATCTTACCTACAGATCAAAATTTTTCTTTTGGATTATTTAGAGATCCTAAGACTGAAGGGTATTTAAGTCCCCTTTATGATTTTTATATAATTCAAGATGATGAATTATTAATTAGTGAATTTGAATCACCAGTGACACTAAAATTTGTGATTGATCCTTCATTGGTTAAAGACTGGAAGAACCTCCGAGTAGTTTTCATTGACGATGAAGGTACAAACAAAGAGTTTATTACGCCAATAAAATACGATAAAACTACTGGAGAGGTTTGGGCAAATGTAAACCATTTTAGTCCTTACGCTGTGGTAGAAGCAAGTTCTTCAAACAACAGCTCCATTGATAGCGGATCGAGTGACAACGGTTCTTCCAACAATGGATCAACAAACAACAGTACAATTAACACTGGTACTATCAATACTGGTTCGAATGTAACTGGAACTGGCACTACTAACACAAGCACTGCAACTGCAACTACAGCTATTGCTACCAAAACTAGTTCTACAAGTGCTTCTAAGAATTCTACAACCTCCTCAATCGAATTACCAAATACAGCTACTAACAGCTTCAACATCTTACTCGCTGGGCTAGCTTTAATTGCTATCGGAGGAACAGTTATGTTTATTAAGAGGAGAAGAGTAGTAAAATAA
- a CDS encoding sugar transferase has translation MRAAFVEQKSNKSDKYIRIEEMNEKFSYSMIKRLIDLIFSLFGIIFLMPLFIIVSLLIKLEDPNGSVFFKQIRVGKNGKEFYIYKFRTMVIDAEKQLEDLFKYNEVNGLMFKMKEDPRITKIGKFLRNTSLDEFPQLFNVLKGEMSLVGPRPPLPREVKEYTNYHKQRLYVLPGCTGLWQVTSRNNVGFEEMVMLDLEYIEKRSIFFDLRIIISTFNVLLINKTGY, from the coding sequence ATGAGAGCTGCATTTGTTGAACAGAAATCAAATAAGAGTGATAAATATATTAGAATAGAAGAAATGAATGAAAAATTTTCTTATTCTATGATAAAAAGATTAATAGATTTAATCTTTTCACTATTCGGTATTATATTTCTGATGCCTTTGTTTATTATTGTTAGTCTTTTAATAAAGTTGGAGGATCCAAATGGATCTGTTTTCTTTAAACAAATAAGAGTTGGGAAAAATGGTAAAGAATTTTATATATACAAATTTAGAACCATGGTAATCGATGCTGAGAAACAGTTAGAAGATTTATTTAAATATAATGAAGTAAATGGTCTTATGTTTAAAATGAAAGAAGATCCTCGGATAACAAAGATTGGGAAATTTTTAAGAAACACAAGTCTTGATGAATTCCCTCAATTATTCAACGTTTTAAAGGGTGAAATGAGTTTAGTGGGTCCCAGGCCACCTTTACCAAGAGAAGTAAAAGAATATACCAATTATCATAAACAAAGATTGTATGTGCTTCCGGGGTGTACTGGATTATGGCAAGTGACATCTCGGAATAATGTGGGATTTGAAGAAATGGTAATGCTTGATTTAGAATACATAGAAAAACGTTCAATTTTTTTTGATCTCCGAATTATTATTAGCACTTTTAACGTATTACTTATAAATAAAACTGGCTACTAA
- a CDS encoding O-antigen ligase family protein, giving the protein MRFKKWEDFAVRWFLFILLSAIFIISPYKKGLYFISDQYSLFVLIAVLSMLLLSFLVIRKELNSLKVLSILLLLPLSYLLSLPFAVSPQGAYDNVIKWGMYCAFFLLLYWSSFDQKNKKTMPVVFQFTGISISLLMLLVYYNFFSFPNYMVDGRFAGVFLHPNTFGMVMTLYFLFSISLLTKKSISLKILFFYATPIVPFFVCMVQSNFTGMLPFFSISWLIGLILLPFKKQVEYLLYSIISVACSIFAIKSMTSETGLLIILLMSLLSTFLIVLIKKVKRQKELNNENIYLYSEKIGLYLILTVFITSLCFLTLLDLKNEGLGFKTLPSKLQDTIQGLSINAVTEEHFISLKDVLNMSKDSPIIGFGGEGWATAYKSYQQSPYQSNEIYNGYLEWIIDTGWIGFSFFSIVFAILFYLTLKTYIKKQDSSLVAGSITALFTIFIHSFIDFDFSYGTIWFLVFWLFAMAIDIKHDPSIKRSNVNTMIGKRMVPIIVSILSILLIISSVLSLRFLIAATYFEKSKKNQSITMQKELLQKAVSNHPSNINYLTKLSNIYLQLAKDDKTKNYKIELNELITRMVTLEPENSSVLYNAAVIAKSIGENQKAILIIDEALKKDHYNTKLYEKGMQIKLQFALVENSNVKRKYANLVLDDYQEIMYWNRMVDNNQFSGANNNRNFLLTKNVNYYASLSYYLLKDYKKVINIYSQNKKLFNNDKRMIALTILALEKEGEFNQSSKLYLIENDSTETKHFVKILKKKLDNL; this is encoded by the coding sequence GTGCGTTTTAAGAAATGGGAGGACTTTGCGGTGCGCTGGTTTCTATTTATACTATTGAGTGCAATATTTATAATATCACCCTATAAAAAGGGGCTCTATTTCATATCAGATCAATACAGTCTTTTTGTTTTAATTGCTGTGTTATCCATGTTACTTCTATCCTTTCTAGTTATTAGAAAAGAGCTAAACTCCTTAAAAGTTCTATCTATTTTATTATTGCTACCACTTTCCTATTTATTGTCTCTTCCCTTTGCAGTAAGTCCTCAAGGAGCCTACGATAATGTAATTAAATGGGGCATGTACTGTGCATTTTTTCTATTACTCTATTGGTCTTCTTTTGATCAAAAAAATAAAAAAACCATGCCTGTAGTTTTTCAGTTTACAGGTATTTCAATTTCTCTTTTAATGTTACTTGTCTATTACAACTTTTTTAGTTTTCCTAATTACATGGTTGATGGGCGCTTTGCAGGTGTTTTTCTGCATCCTAACACCTTTGGGATGGTAATGACATTATATTTCCTATTCTCTATTTCTCTTCTTACAAAGAAGTCAATTTCTTTAAAAATATTATTTTTTTACGCAACGCCCATCGTTCCTTTTTTCGTATGTATGGTTCAATCCAACTTTACCGGAATGTTGCCCTTTTTCTCTATTTCTTGGTTAATAGGACTTATTCTATTGCCCTTTAAAAAACAAGTAGAATACCTTCTATATTCTATAATTAGTGTTGCCTGTTCAATTTTTGCCATTAAGTCCATGACCTCAGAAACTGGTTTATTAATAATTCTTTTAATGTCATTACTGTCCACATTCCTAATAGTCTTGATAAAGAAAGTTAAACGTCAAAAAGAACTTAATAATGAAAATATCTACTTATACTCTGAAAAAATCGGATTATATCTAATCCTGACAGTTTTTATCACCAGCCTTTGTTTCCTTACTTTACTTGATTTGAAAAACGAAGGACTCGGATTTAAGACTTTGCCTTCAAAGTTACAAGATACCATTCAAGGATTAAGCATAAATGCAGTGACTGAAGAACATTTCATTTCCTTAAAGGATGTCCTCAATATGAGTAAGGACTCTCCTATAATCGGTTTTGGGGGTGAAGGATGGGCAACAGCATATAAAAGCTATCAACAATCACCCTACCAATCAAATGAAATTTATAATGGATATTTAGAATGGATCATTGATACAGGATGGATAGGATTTAGCTTTTTTTCCATTGTGTTTGCTATCTTGTTCTATCTAACTTTAAAAACTTACATAAAAAAACAGGACTCTTCTCTTGTTGCAGGAAGCATTACTGCCCTATTTACTATTTTCATTCATAGTTTTATTGACTTTGACTTTTCCTACGGAACGATTTGGTTTTTAGTGTTCTGGTTATTTGCCATGGCTATCGATATTAAACATGACCCTTCTATTAAAAGAAGTAATGTAAATACTATGATTGGGAAAAGAATGGTTCCCATCATCGTTAGTATCTTATCTATCCTATTAATAATTAGTTCGGTTTTATCCTTAAGGTTTTTGATTGCAGCCACTTACTTTGAAAAATCAAAAAAAAACCAATCTATTACAATGCAAAAAGAGTTATTGCAAAAGGCTGTTTCTAATCATCCCTCCAATATAAACTACCTAACCAAATTAAGTAATATTTATTTACAACTAGCAAAAGATGACAAAACAAAAAACTATAAAATCGAACTAAATGAGTTAATCACTCGAATGGTTACTTTAGAGCCTGAAAATTCAAGTGTATTGTATAATGCAGCTGTTATTGCAAAGTCGATCGGAGAAAATCAAAAAGCAATTCTAATAATAGATGAAGCACTAAAAAAAGATCATTACAATACAAAGCTATATGAAAAAGGAATGCAAATAAAATTGCAATTTGCGTTAGTCGAAAACAGTAATGTAAAAAGGAAGTATGCAAATCTGGTTTTGGATGATTACCAAGAAATTATGTATTGGAACCGCATGGTCGATAACAATCAATTTTCAGGAGCAAATAACAATAGAAATTTTCTATTAACAAAAAATGTAAACTATTACGCAAGCCTTTCTTACTATTTATTAAAGGACTATAAAAAGGTCATTAATATATATTCCCAAAATAAAAAATTATTTAATAACGATAAACGAATGATTGCTCTGACAATTTTGGCATTGGAAAAAGAGGGGGAATTCAATCAATCTTCAAAACTGTACCTTATAGAAAACGATTCTACTGAAACTAAACATTTCGTCAAAATATTAAAGAAAAAGCTCGACAATCTGTAG
- a CDS encoding galactokinase: MDFHAFASDFQVSFSREANRYFFSPGRVNLIGEHTDYNGGHVFPCAITYGTYGAVSKRKDRLVRLFSKNFPEQGMIEFTLDELDYNRDHGWANYPKGMLQFLQKKGHHLTEGFDLLVSGNIPNGAGLSSSASLLMLTGEVVNKLYNFHIDRIDLIKAGKTVENEFIGVNSGIMDHFAVAMGKTNHAILLDCHTLNYDYVPLDLRHYKIIIMNTNKRRELADSKYNERRDECEHALRQLQGFINILSLGDLNIAQFDNFKHIIATDVLRRRARHAVTENERTLKAVKELKHGNLEAFGKLMNESHLSLRDDYEVTGIELDTLVEAAWKQPGVLGARMTGAGFGGCAVAIVEQSEIAQFIEQVAEIYQTKIGYDATFYVASIGDGVKELNVGAVR; this comes from the coding sequence GTGGACTTTCACGCCTTTGCTTCTGACTTTCAAGTATCTTTTTCACGGGAAGCTAATCGTTATTTCTTTTCGCCAGGCAGAGTAAACTTAATTGGAGAACATACAGATTACAATGGCGGTCATGTTTTTCCTTGTGCCATCACATATGGAACTTACGGTGCTGTAAGTAAAAGAAAGGATCGATTAGTTCGGCTGTTTTCGAAAAACTTCCCCGAGCAAGGCATGATTGAATTCACCCTCGATGAACTTGACTATAATCGCGACCATGGATGGGCAAATTATCCGAAAGGGATGCTGCAATTTTTGCAAAAAAAAGGTCATCATCTTACAGAAGGATTTGATTTGCTCGTATCAGGAAATATTCCAAATGGAGCAGGTCTTTCCTCGTCGGCATCTCTGCTGATGTTAACTGGAGAGGTCGTTAATAAACTGTACAATTTTCATATCGACAGAATCGATCTCATTAAGGCTGGTAAAACAGTCGAAAACGAATTTATTGGTGTCAACAGCGGGATTATGGACCATTTTGCAGTAGCAATGGGAAAAACGAATCATGCGATTCTGTTAGATTGCCATACCTTAAACTATGATTATGTACCACTTGATCTGCGTCATTATAAAATTATCATTATGAATACAAATAAACGCCGCGAGCTAGCGGACTCAAAGTATAACGAGCGTAGAGATGAGTGCGAACATGCATTGCGCCAGCTCCAGGGGTTCATTAACATTCTGTCCCTCGGTGACTTGAACATTGCCCAATTTGATAACTTTAAACACATAATTGCAACGGATGTATTAAGAAGGCGCGCAAGACATGCTGTCACTGAAAATGAGCGAACCTTAAAGGCTGTAAAAGAGCTAAAGCACGGAAATCTAGAGGCTTTTGGCAAACTGATGAATGAATCCCATCTTTCATTAAGGGATGATTATGAAGTAACTGGTATTGAACTCGATACATTGGTTGAGGCCGCTTGGAAGCAACCGGGTGTGCTTGGAGCAAGAATGACTGGAGCAGGCTTCGGAGGCTGTGCAGTCGCCATTGTCGAACAAAGCGAGATTGCCCAGTTTATCGAACAGGTGGCCGAAATTTATCAAACAAAAATTGGTTATGACGCCACCTTCTATGTAGCATCAATTGGTGATGGTGTGAAGGAACTGAATGTTGGTGCAGTCCGGTGA
- the tagU gene encoding polyisoprenyl-teichoic acid--peptidoglycan teichoic acid transferase TagU: MSAGKSRKPKWVRVLGIVSLLLLLGISIYGFMFYHSLSSALKDIHDPFDRKSDKRTEEVTLAKKEPFSILMLGVDERKGDKGRSDTMIVLTVNPNQNSMKMLSIPRDTRTDIIGHGTVDKINHAYAFGGPEMSMDTVENFLDIPIDYYMKINMEGFKEIVNAVGGITVNNDLEFSQDGTHFPTGTITLNGTEALSYSRMRHEDPNGDFGRQHRQRMIIQGVIRQGASLNSITNYGSIFEALGNNIKTNLTFGEMVDIQKNYKNASQNIEQVTISGKGTMIDGIYYLVVPDEEKQRVQDVMKTNLELTGKESK, encoded by the coding sequence ATGTCTGCAGGAAAAAGTAGAAAACCAAAATGGGTCCGGGTGCTTGGGATTGTTTCCCTATTACTATTACTCGGAATCAGTATTTATGGATTTATGTTCTACCATTCACTATCAAGTGCTCTAAAGGATATTCATGATCCTTTTGATCGGAAATCAGACAAGCGTACGGAGGAAGTTACCTTAGCGAAAAAAGAGCCTTTCTCGATATTAATGCTTGGAGTAGATGAACGAAAAGGAGACAAAGGTCGGTCCGATACGATGATTGTCCTTACCGTCAATCCTAATCAAAATTCCATGAAAATGTTGAGTATCCCTCGTGACACTCGTACTGATATTATCGGTCATGGGACGGTCGATAAAATTAATCATGCTTACGCTTTTGGGGGACCGGAAATGTCAATGGATACGGTAGAAAACTTCCTTGATATTCCAATTGATTATTACATGAAAATTAACATGGAGGGATTTAAGGAAATTGTTAATGCTGTAGGTGGGATTACCGTTAACAATGACCTGGAATTTTCACAAGATGGGACTCATTTTCCAACGGGGACAATTACCTTAAACGGAACCGAAGCTCTCAGTTATTCAAGAATGCGCCATGAAGATCCAAACGGTGATTTTGGACGCCAGCACCGGCAACGGATGATTATCCAAGGTGTTATTCGCCAAGGAGCAAGTTTAAATTCGATCACAAACTATGGTTCCATTTTTGAGGCATTGGGTAATAATATTAAAACTAACTTGACGTTCGGCGAAATGGTTGATATTCAAAAGAACTATAAGAATGCTAGCCAGAATATCGAGCAGGTCACAATCTCTGGCAAAGGGACGATGATTGACGGGATTTATTATTTGGTTGTTCCAGATGAAGAGAAACAAAGAGTGCAGGATGTAATGAAGACGAACTTGGAATTGACTGGAAAAGAGAGTAAGTAG
- a CDS encoding PTS ascorbate transporter subunit IIC, with protein sequence MFDFIMKDILGTPAILVGLFALLGLALQKKGAADIISGTLKTIMGFVILGGGAGILIGSLDIFGKMFEKAFHIQGVIPNNEAIVAIAQQSFGKETAMIMLFGMVVNIVIARFTPFKYIFLTGHHTLFMACLISAVFATGGVTGIPLIIIGSIILGTLMVLMPAILQPYVREITGNDSIAVGHFGSIGYFTSAFIGKRIGDKSKSTEDIKVPKSLGFLRDTSVAMSLTMAILFFVVAPIAGKSYVEAELSGGVNFLVFSIMQAITFAAGVYVVLAGVRMLIAEIVPAFKGIADKIVKDAKPALDCPAVFPFAPNAVIIGFLFSFIAGLISMFLLPVFGLKVIVPGLIPHFFTGAAAGVFGNATGGRRGAMFGSFANGLLISFLPALLLPVLGSLGFEGTTFGDSDFGIVGILLGYLVDLFN encoded by the coding sequence ATGTTTGATTTTATCATGAAGGATATATTAGGAACACCCGCTATCTTAGTCGGCTTATTTGCTTTACTAGGTCTTGCCCTACAAAAGAAGGGTGCAGCAGATATCATATCGGGTACATTAAAAACGATCATGGGTTTCGTTATCCTAGGTGGTGGAGCAGGGATATTAATTGGTTCACTTGATATATTTGGAAAGATGTTTGAAAAGGCATTCCATATTCAAGGGGTTATCCCAAATAATGAAGCCATTGTCGCCATTGCACAACAATCTTTCGGAAAAGAAACAGCGATGATCATGCTGTTTGGTATGGTAGTAAATATCGTAATTGCTCGTTTTACACCTTTTAAATATATTTTCTTAACTGGTCATCATACATTATTTATGGCGTGCTTAATTTCAGCAGTATTTGCAACAGGGGGAGTAACAGGTATTCCGCTTATCATTATCGGTTCGATTATCCTTGGTACACTAATGGTATTAATGCCAGCAATTTTACAACCTTATGTAAGAGAAATAACAGGAAATGATAGTATTGCTGTAGGACACTTTGGTTCAATTGGTTATTTTACCTCTGCATTTATTGGGAAACGCATTGGTGATAAGTCAAAGTCAACTGAAGATATCAAAGTTCCAAAATCCCTTGGTTTCTTACGAGATACATCTGTAGCGATGTCCTTAACGATGGCAATTCTTTTCTTTGTCGTCGCTCCGATTGCTGGAAAAAGCTATGTTGAAGCAGAATTAAGTGGTGGGGTAAACTTCCTAGTATTCTCGATCATGCAGGCAATAACATTTGCTGCAGGTGTGTATGTTGTTTTAGCTGGGGTTCGGATGCTCATTGCTGAAATTGTTCCAGCCTTCAAAGGTATTGCAGACAAAATTGTAAAAGATGCAAAACCTGCGCTTGATTGTCCAGCAGTTTTCCCTTTTGCACCAAATGCCGTTATTATCGGATTTTTGTTTAGTTTTATCGCAGGACTTATTTCAATGTTCCTTCTTCCAGTGTTTGGATTAAAAGTAATTGTCCCCGGGTTAATCCCGCATTTCTTCACAGGTGCAGCAGCAGGGGTATTTGGTAATGCAACAGGTGGTCGTCGCGGTGCGATGTTTGGTTCATTTGCAAACGGTCTTTTAATCTCATTCCTTCCTGCTTTATTGCTTCCGGTCCTTGGCTCCCTTGGGTTCGAAGGGACAACATTTGGAGATTCCGATTTCGGTATAGTCGGTATTTTATTAGGGTACTTGGTTGATTTGTTTAATTAA